The sequence below is a genomic window from Caloenas nicobarica isolate bCalNic1 chromosome 13, bCalNic1.hap1, whole genome shotgun sequence.
TTTCGTTGTCCGTTCCACGGGAACGCACTGCAAGAGGCACTTTTCAGAGCAGGAGGCACCGCGTTTTTCAGGACAGGGCTGTTTCTTCAGAGGTATGGAGATAATTCCTGGGGAGAATCCAGCCTGGGCCCCTCCAACTAATCAGATGGTAGCAGGAAGAACACTCCAACTAATGTTCAAAATCTTGAatctttattaataaaatattttctagttttATCTGCAGTAATACCAAAGTTTTATCAGTGCATTTGCCTTTTAACACACAGATATACAGGACCTCAGCTTTCCAAACTGGAAAGATGTGGCCATCAGAAAAATACCTGAAGAATTATGTTGCAGGGATATGAGCTCTTTGTCAAACAATAAATATTACAactgtctttgtttcttcttagcTTAATTCACACTCTAAAGCTTCCTATCAGGGTACTGTGGCAAACCTCCACCAGCTGTAAGTGCTATGCAATCAAATAATCTGGAAACCACATAACATACCAGTCCATACCTAATTCAAAGTCTTCCACACTAATTATAACTAAAAACCATGTTAATTCTTTATGTAGCCTCCGCTGTAGACTGTGCAACCATCAAACATGCTCGTAGAAATGTAAATAAGTCTCAGGACTGGTCTTGCTAATTTAGGCAGGTGATCCCTACTTCAGTCCTGTGAGAAAGTGACTTAAAAGGTTACAGTAAAAACGTGGTTTATTTAAATGAGTAAGGACAATGAATGCAATTTAGTTCTAGAGGAATGTGGTAAATAAgttgtgcatacacacacaaaaataatgagGTGAGCTTGGGAAGTTATGCTAAATCTTATACAGAACTGCCACTAAGTCAAAACTCATGGGCACAGTGAACAAGGAAACCAGCACTAAAAGTGGGACACAGTCACCCTGCCAAGGGTTGTGTAACATGCTTTGGAATTGTTGCTATTGCTGGAATACACACTGGTAATATTAACATCTTTTCAACAATGGAATAATTCATTTGAAGtccactatttaaaaaaaaaatatttcttcatagTTCATTTTACTGACAATTAAACTAATGCAACAACATCACCATTCCCTGGTGTATCCCTTTAAAACGTTATTATTTCAGAACACATGAACATGATCTCTGTGTGGGGTAACATATCCCAATTCCGTAGCATTTACCACATCATCTGTGTAGAAGCCTTAGTCCGTACATCTGTGGGATGTATAAGGAAGATCCCCAGACTGCATGGAAGCAACTCCACTCCCATGCCAAGCAGTGCCACACATGTGCTGTAAAAACCTTATGTGATTGACAAAGCTCAGGGACCTCTTCAGGAGAATAAAATAGAACCGTATCACCTATTTACATTAAAGtccatgaaaaataaaccagagcAACTTAATACTATTTTAgttcatattttttcatatttctttactTACCACATTAATCGCCACGAATTTGCTTTTTACAGATTTAGTAGTTGATAAATAAAGCAGACTTTTAGTCAGGAATATTAATTACAATGAACAAATTCAACAGTTCGTTCTCATGTACTTCTAGTCCATATGAAGTCCTACTTTACCAATAAGCAGGAAATTCTGTCCCTATTTCAGCACCTGAGATCACTCCTGATGTTCGTGCTCTTGTCCTGGGATCAGCCACCGAATGCTCTCCGTCCGAACGGTCGCGTACATGACAAAGCTCGCcaggaagagcacagaaaacagaagcagccaGTCGATGCCTTTTGTCAGGACGCTGGGCAGGGGCCCTTCCCAGTCTTCCTCCGTCACAGCCACGTCGCTTTTAGCTTCTatacctgaaaaagaaaacactcgATCAACACCGGTAATAATCATTAAATACAGAGAAGCTGGTTGCATTTGGAGCTTTGTTCCAATTCTCAGACTAAGGCGCATGTACAGTTAGACATAAAATTTTGGAGAGACAGTCCTTGTATGTTAACACATGTCTAGCATACAGTTTACTTACATAAAAACATATtagtatttatacatatttttttaacagaaggCTTGTTCTGCCCTTCCACAGCACAGCCTTGGGTAAGTTTgtgggttgtgttttggtttggttgctttgtttgtttttctctggaggttttttttgtttgagtgtTTCTGCTGTATTAGTAAATATATCAATTTCTCACCTCTAATGAAGGCCCTGATAGGCCTTTACGTGTGTTTGGTTTGACTTTTCTTTATAGAGCACAAGAGGACCGCGAGCTGGCTGGCATGAAGCTCACAGCATGAACGGCCAGATCACAGAAACTGGAATTCTTTTGTCACCTCCAGCACAAGGTCTGAAAACCCCTTGTCCCCCAGCTGCTGTCAGCCTTACATGGCTATGGCAACGATGCTGAGGTTCACCTGCCACTGTTCCCAAATTAAATATCTGGGTGGGAAGATGTGCTTGATCCTCCAGCACCCTCCCTAGCTAAACCCCGCTGTTTCCCTCCAGTCTGTGACAGCAGCCCTGGGAGCTGAGCTTCTGCCCTCAgtacaccccaaaatccagctCGCTACAGCAGCTGATTGTATAAACTTCTGCCGGGTCCTCTCAGGATCTTCATTGaattcattttaaagaacaaacagcagggaaaagaaagccCAGTTCAGAGCTAAGACACAACCTGTTATTCCCGCTGACACATCAGGGCTGATTTACATACCTGTTTGattaaaaatgaagtctttCAGCGTTTCCAGTGTTCTCTCTGTGTGATTAAATCTAGCCATAGGTTTAGCACCTTGGAAAAGGAGGATATTGGGCACAGCCACAGTTCCGAATCTAGTTGATAAACTGTGGACATAAAGCAAATACAAGGtatgaacaaaaagaaatcccCTGGAGGAAGGAACAAAGATAGTCATGATACAAGAAGTGTCAGTTTTACTAAATTACATTGTCatttcataataataataataaaaaaatcactcctgtttttaaaacacaactTGCTAATGGAAATAAACTGATGCTAAAGCAGAGGAAGTGCCAATTACCTGCTGTGCTGAGATGCATCCAGTGCCAGGAAGCGAAGAGTTGGAAATGCTCGAGGTAAAGAATTAAAATGAGGTGCCAGACTGGCAGAAAAGCGGCACCATGGCGTGTAGAACAAGACTAACGTACAGTCACTGCTGTTTGGGTTTAAGAACTCCATCAGGTCCTTCGAGAAAGCCGAATAAAAGCAGACAAAGACAAATTATTAATAGAGTTGTTCTACACAGGAATCCATCATTCAGAAACTGGTTAGATACCTGACAATATTTATCAAGTACTTGCCCATTTGTTTaacctttttaaaacagaagaagtGTATTTAAACTTTGATAAAGGTAGCTTTAAAAGTTTATTACATATGTATGGATCTATATACATATCCATTACAAGAAACAAACTAGAAATGGGCACTGGCAGTAAACACCATTAACAAGTTCAGAGAGAGAGACACTAATCCCTGCAGCAGGAACACTGACAGTTCACTGCAGGCGCACAGAGGAGAGACACAGGCATGTGGACAAAGCtgtatctcctttttttttttttttttccccctactcGGAACGacaaaaaaagcctctttgccCAGACATTTAATCTTTTCAACAGCGCACAGGACGTTATACAAGGCAATTCACCAagtcaaacactgaaataaacacacacGCGGTGCTGACGGGGCATCTCGCACCAGCCCCATACGCTCAAAGCAACGTCAGGCGACCCGCTCACCTGAGACACGTTCAGGATCTGCAGCGTGAAGCGCTCGATGCCGGTGACGTTCCTCTCCTCGCAGTTCACTTTGGGAGCTTTGGCGCTGTCGGTGCCGTTCGACTCCTCGGCAGGCGCGGGCGGCACCGGCTCCGGCACGGCCTGTTCCCGGTCCCGGCCGCCCGCCTGCCCCGGGGGAGCCGTGGGGCTGCTCTCCGCGCCGCAAGCATCACCGCCGGCCGTCGCATCGCAAGCCTCCGTGGCGACGGCGGACGCGGGGCCGTCCCTCgcctcccccggcagcagcggGAGCCCCGGGGCCTGCTGCGCGGGGAGCCCGCTGCCCAGCATCGCGTCCGCCATCTCCGCAGTCCGGTACCGCACCGGCTCGCCGCCGCCCTGCCCGCCGGAGCTGTGCTCCGTCACCGCCCCTGCGCCGGGAGAGACAGGGGACCGGTCAGCTCCGCGCTGCGGCCGAGCCCCGGCCTCCCCGCACACGCCGCCCAGCCCCCGGAGCCCGCCGCGCTCACCTGGAGGAAGGGGCCTGCCGAGCCAgaccagcaacagcagcagccgccACATCCCCGGCGCCGCCTCCACCCCGCTGCGTCTCCCCGGACAACGGCCACTTCCGCCGGTGCCCTCACCCACTTCCGCTTCCGGCGCGCCACCGCCGTGCGTGCGTAACGCCGTGAGGGCGCGGTGCCGCCATGTTGTGTGGGCTCCgggcggccgcgctgccggTGGCGGGTTCGGCGGGGCACGGGCAGCGGCTCAGGCGTTCGCCGGCGTGAGGGCGGGCAGCGCCCAGCCTGCGCTCTTTTTCCCCCGCCCGCCCCCTTTGTATTTCTGCGGGCTCGGGGTGGGGGCGCAGCGGGGACACGATCGGCACAGCCGCGTCCGGCTGCGGGCTCCGGAGGCAGCGCCGTGTGTCCGGGCCCCTCGCTGAGGGGACAGGAGGCTGCGGGTTCAGAGAGCGGTACAGAACAATACACAGGATTCAGCTCGGCTCCCGCTCCCTGCCGCTATTAAATACAAATagtgattttatctttttttgttttaaccaaGTCCCGACAGCCGCGTCTGCCCGCCGAAGGATTTTCCTGCTGCCACCCGCCACAGAGCACGGAGGTTTGTGTTGTCACAGGTTTTCACGTGAAAACTAAACTTTAACCTACAGCCAGGCTGGGGTAAGGGTAAAAGcctattttttaaagctaaaaagaaaatatgagctCTTCCCCATCTGTTTATCGCCCAAGCTCCCAAGCTGAAAGGCAAGATAAGTATTCtggtatttctttctttaggaAATAATACTCCTCCTGACGCAGAATTCTTACTTTCAGTTTAGTAGTAAAGCTTCAGGACTATTTGTGGCATTTTGAAAAGGAATGTAATACTTAACTGCTCATGCCCCCTTTTTTACTGTGTTCCTTAAAACTGCCAGCAGCACACAATGGTATTTCACCAAAATTCTGCATCTGTCCAAAAGTGAGAATTATGAACTATGTGAGTATGACCCGTACACATGCAcgggaaaaaaaacaaggaaaacactTTGCATGCATAGAAATGAAAGCAGGTGTCAGCTTTATTACaaaatgggatttttgttttaaccaGGGGATGCTTCCCCTAGTCTATCCTTCTTGTtgcttggaatttttttcctttcaaagtcCAATTTGCATAAGCATTAATATTGAGGGcataaaagtagaaaaaaaaatacaaaacatgaGGTTTGCaccaagaaggaaaacatttgatTAAAGCAGCTGATACAAACCAAGCTTGAAAGCAAAAGCACATCAAGGAATCCCAGCTGGTGTGGACTAGCCAGGAAAAAACTGCCCCATTCCCAATTGTCCTTATCTTTGAGTTtgacaaaagcagcattttcaacTTGGAAACAATCTCCAGGCACGCAGTTCCCGGGTCGTGGCTCTGTGCCACCATCAGGGTCCCACGTTTCCCCTGGATGGGCTCAGACCTTAAGGACAGGTGATCACATTCCAAACCTTTAAAATAACAGACGGCTTTCTGGCAGCGTACCTCCATCCGAGACATCTGTGGACTTAGTCCTAACATAATATTCTTCCTACCGTAACAGCAAGAGGTTTGtgcaaaatggcttttttttttttcctttttcatggCACT
It includes:
- the TXNDC15 gene encoding thioredoxin domain-containing protein 15, coding for MWRLLLLLVWLGRPLPPGAVTEHSSGGQGGGEPVRYRTAEMADAMLGSGLPAQQAPGLPLLPGEARDGPASAVATEACDATAGGDACGAESSPTAPPGQAGGRDREQAVPEPVPPAPAEESNGTDSAKAPKVNCEERNVTGIERFTLQILNVSQDLMEFLNPNSSDCTLVLFYTPWCRFSASLAPHFNSLPRAFPTLRFLALDASQHSSLSTRFGTVAVPNILLFQGAKPMARFNHTERTLETLKDFIFNQTGIEAKSDVAVTEEDWEGPLPSVLTKGIDWLLLFSVLFLASFVMYATVRTESIRWLIPGQEHEHQE